In Ostrea edulis chromosome 6, xbOstEdul1.1, whole genome shotgun sequence, a single window of DNA contains:
- the LOC125683066 gene encoding nuclear receptor ROR-beta-like, with amino-acid sequence MNKEKIDLGNEIHEGVKRKGKKRDKYIPSSEPLELPFCRVCGKRASGIHFGVYSCEACKAFFRRCLQRKTPYKCDKGGDCVIDEQQKGLNCSACRLKKCLDLGMSKEGIRQGRYTVAERTNVIMEVKRLHRSGVLQQKHRQDILSSDSSNGLSVPPEYTYSSDSSNHFSPDLPRGDEVFTPPNCSPSPLCSNGSPSCSSVRSTDSLNSKDSSFVIDLSEEVIKHVARPCSVEQRLPCGSESDSSQEARKIIENLIIGYSALKPFEKSLNDDELEKLFEEGFKNYEEKTRLFGNMNFLPADEFKEIYEKTHVDVDGRIKLLQNGRRDMVRIVKEYVQFTQGIPNFKALSPKDQSTLLKASRFEFFAILQYRAFDAEREVLISYTGKPYHFTQVCPYTPINICKSWFEFSKRVKELKLTPEEHALVLAISLTFRDRCSLEAPDKVEEIQTQLIETLAAVLKETHRNAEGRRLAKIMDLFVRLRVLGEEYLQLYKTLCKDKFLTEVIPEMLQFLFDE; translated from the exons ATGAATAAAGAGAAGATTGACTTGGGCAATGAAATCCACGAGGGCGTTAAAAGGAAAGGAAAGAAGCGAGATAAGTACATCCCTTCGTCAGAACCACTGGAGCTACCTTTTTGTCGTGTCTGTGGTAAGAGGGCGTCTGGAATACACTTTGGAGTGTACAGCTGTGAGGCCTGTAAG GCATTCTTTCGGCGATGTCTCCAGCGAAAAACTCCGTATAAATGTGACAAAGGTGGAGACTGTGTCATCGACGAGCAACAGAAAGGGCTCAACTGTTCAGCATGTCGCTTAAAAAAATGTCTGGATTTGGGCATGTCAAAGGAGG GCATACGACAGGGTCGGTATACGGTTGCAGAACGAACGAATGTCATAATGGAAGTGAAGAGACTACATCGGAGTGGTGTTCTGCAGCAGAAACATCGACAGGACATTTTGTCTTCAGATTCCAGCAATGGACTTTCAGTTCCTCCTGAATACACATATAGTTCAGATTCTTCCAACCACTTTTCTCCCGATTTGCCTCGTGGGGATGAGGTTTTTACTCCCCCGAACTGTTCTCCCTCCCCATTATGTTCAAACGGATCGCCTTCATGCTCGTCCGTCCGCTCCACCGACTCTTTGAATAGTAAAGATTCTTCTTTTGTTATTGATCTTTCGGAAGAGGTTATCAAGCATGTAGCAAGACCTTGCTCAGTGGAACAAAGACTGCCGTGTGGTTCTGAGTCCGATTCTAGTCAGGAGGCGAGAAAGATCATCGAAAATCTCATTATAGGTTACAGTGCCCTAAAGCCCTTTGAAAAGTCCTTGAATGACGACGAACTTGAAAAGCTTTTTGAAGAAGGATTT AAAAATTACGAAGAGAAGACCCGACTTTTTGGTAACATGAATTTCTTACCGGCGGATGAATTTAAGGAGATCTACGAGAAAACGCACGTGGATGTTGATGGGCGGATTAAATTACTGCAAAATGGTCGACGGGATATGGTCCGAATTGTAAAGGAGTACGTACAGTTCACGCAAGGAATACCGAACTTCAAGGCGTTGTCTCCGAAGGACCAGTCTACTCTCCTGAAAG CCTCCCGCTTTGAGTTCTTCGCCATTCTGCAGTACCGGGCCTTCGATGCGGAACGAGAAGTTTTGATCAGTTACACTGGGAAGCCATATCATTTTACACAAGTTTGTCCCTACACGCCGATAAACATATGCAAAAGTTGGTTCGAGTTCTCCAAGAGAGTTAAGGAACTGAAATTGACACCCGAAGAACATGCATTGGTGCTCGCCATCTCTTTAACATTCCGAG ATAGGTGTTCTTTGGAAGCTCCGGACAAAGTTGAGGAAATTCAGACGCAGTTGATCGAAACCCTTGCAGCTGTTTTAAAGGAAACACACAGAAATGCAGAAGGCAGACGATTGGCAAAAATAATGGACTTGTTTGTCCGTCTAAGGGTACTGGGGGAGGAGTACCTCCAACTGTACAAAACCTTGTGTAAGGACAAATTTTTGACCGAGGTCATTCCGGAAATGCTTCAATTTTTGTTCGATGAATAA